The Marivirga salinae DNA window ATACTGCTCAAGCAGGTTTCTTAATTAGCTTTTTCACCATTATTATGAGCTTTCTAAATTGGGGGCTTTGCCTAGTTTTTGGTGCAATCCTCAGTCGAAGAATTGGAGAAAATTTCACTTCCCAAAACAAAGCATTCAATTACGGAATATTAGGTGCTGCTGGATATTCCGGTATGATGTTTTGGCATGGTGGACTTTCAGCATCTGCTCCCTTAAAAGTAGCAGAAGCAAAGCATTTTTTAGTAGATAAAATAGGTGCAATCAGTATCTCTGAAACGCTATTTTCTACTATGAATATTGTCATAAGTTTTGTGCTTTTAATTGCTGTACCTAGTTTGTTCTATCTTTTGGGGAAATATTTTAAGTCAAACTCTGATTATCAATCAATACTAACTCAAAAAGAAGAAAAAGTTGAAGAAACCCAATCAAATGATAGTGAGAATAAAGCTTGGATAGCTTACGCTCTAGGTGGGGTAATGCTCATAAGTGCAGTGTTATTTGCAGTCGATAAATGGCAATCCAATCAGGCTTTTATGGATTTGAATTTTGTCAATTTCTTATTCCTGACTTTTGGAATTTTACTTCATGGAAGCTTAGCAAAATTTATGTCAGCTGTGAATTCCGGTATTCAGGGAGTGAGTGGAATTGTAATTCAGTTTCCTCTATACTCTGGAATAATGGGCATTATGAAATATTCAGGCTTGGTGATTCTAATCTCCGATTTCTTTGTTTCTATTTCCACTGCCACTTCTTTTCCAATTTTAACTTTTTTCAGTGCAGGTTTAGTGAATTTTTTCGTTCCTTCTGGTGGCGGACAATGGGCTGTACAAGGTCCAATTGTGGTGGAAGCTGCACAAGCTTTAAACATCCCAATTCCGAAAATTGTAATGGCATTATCTTATGGAGACCAAATCACCAATATGTTGCAGCCATTTTGGGCTTTGCCATTATTAGGAATCACGCAACTGAAAGCCAAGGATATTTTACCTTACAGTCTATTTGCTTTGATCTTAGGTAGTTTGATTTTTATCGGAGGCTTGCTGATATTTTAGTTTGCTTCAAATTAACAGTTTTGTAAATTTTGATTTAAGTTGTTCCGTGCGTGCGGGATGGAGGACAAAACATTCTTTAAACACTACCACTCAAATGCCTTCTATCATTATAATTCACCAACTGAAACATATTCTTCGTGGCTCTGATATGATATAAAGCTAAATTCGAATGCTCAAATATATCCATATCATAGAGCGGGTAATTAAATAACTGAGCTAATAAAATCCGCATAGCCCTACCATGCATGCAAATCAACACCTTTTGTTCATCCTCTTTGCTCATAATATATTTCATGGCATCCAACTGACGCATAGCAACCTGATCGGGAGATTCACCGCCTTCAACGGGTAAGGAAGTTTCCCCTTTTTTCCATCTATCCAACATGGCTAAATAATATTTATTTTCCTCTAGTGTAAAAAGTTGACCTTCTCTAGTTCCCCAACTGATCTCATTTAATCCTGCTAGATTTTCATATGAAAGTCCTTTGTCAATAAATCCTTTTACTGATTCATAAGTTCTTTTTAAGTTGGATATATATAATTTATCGAAAGGGAAATCACCATAAGCGTTAAAAAACTCTCCTGCTTGCTTTCTTCCATTGTCATTTAAGGAAGCATCCACACCACTGCCTTGTACTATGCCTCTGAGGTTATAATCTGTTTGTCCGTGGCGAACTATGTATATATCTTTTACCATATCAATTTTCCAAAATCAATCAATTTCAAGAAATATTGTTCAAAATTGAATGTGAATCCGTAATTTTCGGCTCGAAATTACAAAACAGAATCAGTGAAATTACTATGGATAGGAAATTTCTTCAAAAACCAAGCGTAGAAGAACTCAATAAATTAGGTGAAAACACCATCTCTGAGGTATTAGGGATGAGCTTTACGGAAATTGGGGATGATTTTTTGATTGCCAAAATGCCGGTAGACAAAAGAACTCATCAACCCTATGGCTTATTACATGGCGGAGCTTCTGTCGTTTTAGCTGAAACCTTAGGCAGTGTGGCAGCTATGTTAATGGTTGATCCAGAAAAATTTTATTGCGTAGGATTAGATATCAATGCAAATCACATTCGTGGAATTAAGGAAGGATGGGTTTATGGAAAAACTACCCCTGTTCATATAGGAAGAACTACTCAAGTTTGGCATATAGAAATCAAGAACGAACGTGAACAATTGATCTGTGTAAGTCGTATTACAATGGCAGTAGTGAAGAAATAATTTTGGAAAAAGAAACACAAGACATAAAACAAACTCAGCTTACAGCTGAAGCTCATCTTAATAAATTTATTGCTTTTGCACAGAAAAATAAAGCTGCATTGGCAATTTACAGACTACCCAATGACTCAAAATTACAGCTTCTTTGTGATTTATCGGGAGGTAACTATATAGAGGAACTAAATTTAGAAGACCTATCTCCTGGTTTTATAGTGCATCCTTTTCAAACTGGTATTGATAAAATTGTATCTTTTGATGCGGAGATATTAGCCGAAATTTCACTAAATCCAGCAAATGGTGCGAGCAGTAAAAGAGATGTTCTTGATTGGAAAAAATCACCAAGCGAAGAAATTGAAAAGGAAATTGAAAATACAAACCTTCAATTTGATTTCAATTTATTAGAAAATAGTTCAAACCATGATTCAACATTAGCTTCTGATTATATCGATATGGTGGAGAAAGGAATTCAGTTTATAAAAAGAGAAGAATTTTATAAGGTTGTTCCGTCCAAAATCAAAAACATCGAAAGCAATAATGATATAAACTTAGGTCAGGCTTTTATTAATGCCTGCAAAAAGTATCCAAACGCATTTGTTAACTTAACATATTCTTCGAAAACTGGTTTATGGTTTGGAGCTAGTCCTGAAACCTTAATTGAAGATAAGAAAGGCGAATATTTTAAAACCATGGCTTTAGCTGGAACTCAAGCAAAGTCAGAAAAAAGCATTGCTGAAACTACCTGGACACAGAAAGAAATTGAAGAACAAGCTTATGTTTCTCGTTATATAATTAATTGCTTTAAAAAAATAAGACTTAGGGATTTTGATGAAATCGGCCCTAAAACAATTCAAGCAGGTAACCTCTTACATTTAAAAACTACATTTAAGGTCAATACTGAATCAGTTAATTTCCCAGAATTGGGATCAGTAATGTTAAAGTTATTGCATCCTACTTCAGCCGTATGTGGAATGCCTAAAGAATCAGCTTTGGACTTTATATCAAAAGAAGAAAAACACAATCGAGGCTATTTTAGTGGTTTCATGGGACCAGTCCATTTAAATAATTTAAGTCATTTGTTTGTAAACCTTAGATGTTGCCAAATCTATAACCAATCCGTTACTTTTTATGCAGGTGCTGGAATAACAGAAGATTCGAAAGCAGAAAAAGAGTGGGAAGAAACCGAGATGAAATGTAAGGTTTTGTCTAATATAATTTTCGGAATATGAACATTAATCCTTATTTTTGGTTCATTAGTCGATAATTAATTCTAATTTACCGAAACAAAGGATGAGTAGAGATTCAGATATAAATAAAACGAATCCATTTGTTGGTCAAACGTTTTCCACCTTGCTGAGCTGCCAACAGAAATTATCTTACAATATTTCTCAAGAAATGAAGGCCTTTGGTATAACCCGGCAGCAATATGAAGTGCTTACAATTCTAAACAGTA harbors:
- a CDS encoding histidine phosphatase family protein, producing the protein MVKDIYIVRHGQTDYNLRGIVQGSGVDASLNDNGRKQAGEFFNAYGDFPFDKLYISNLKRTYESVKGFIDKGLSYENLAGLNEISWGTREGQLFTLEENKYYLAMLDRWKKGETSLPVEGGESPDQVAMRQLDAMKYIMSKEDEQKVLICMHGRAMRILLAQLFNYPLYDMDIFEHSNLALYHIRATKNMFQLVNYNDRRHLSGSV
- a CDS encoding chorismate-binding protein encodes the protein MEKETQDIKQTQLTAEAHLNKFIAFAQKNKAALAIYRLPNDSKLQLLCDLSGGNYIEELNLEDLSPGFIVHPFQTGIDKIVSFDAEILAEISLNPANGASSKRDVLDWKKSPSEEIEKEIENTNLQFDFNLLENSSNHDSTLASDYIDMVEKGIQFIKREEFYKVVPSKIKNIESNNDINLGQAFINACKKYPNAFVNLTYSSKTGLWFGASPETLIEDKKGEYFKTMALAGTQAKSEKSIAETTWTQKEIEEQAYVSRYIINCFKKIRLRDFDEIGPKTIQAGNLLHLKTTFKVNTESVNFPELGSVMLKLLHPTSAVCGMPKESALDFISKEEKHNRGYFSGFMGPVHLNNLSHLFVNLRCCQIYNQSVTFYAGAGITEDSKAEKEWEETEMKCKVLSNIIFGI
- a CDS encoding hotdog fold thioesterase, which produces MDRKFLQKPSVEELNKLGENTISEVLGMSFTEIGDDFLIAKMPVDKRTHQPYGLLHGGASVVLAETLGSVAAMLMVDPEKFYCVGLDINANHIRGIKEGWVYGKTTPVHIGRTTQVWHIEIKNEREQLICVSRITMAVVKK
- a CDS encoding short-chain fatty acid transporter — its product is MSFSRQYIKLVERFLPSPFVIAILLSGITFFLALIFTNQEGNILNQSQSILGYWQTGFWELLAFTMQMVLILLLGHTLALTPFFSRIINKIASIPNNTAQAGFLISFFTIIMSFLNWGLCLVFGAILSRRIGENFTSQNKAFNYGILGAAGYSGMMFWHGGLSASAPLKVAEAKHFLVDKIGAISISETLFSTMNIVISFVLLIAVPSLFYLLGKYFKSNSDYQSILTQKEEKVEETQSNDSENKAWIAYALGGVMLISAVLFAVDKWQSNQAFMDLNFVNFLFLTFGILLHGSLAKFMSAVNSGIQGVSGIVIQFPLYSGIMGIMKYSGLVILISDFFVSISTATSFPILTFFSAGLVNFFVPSGGGQWAVQGPIVVEAAQALNIPIPKIVMALSYGDQITNMLQPFWALPLLGITQLKAKDILPYSLFALILGSLIFIGGLLIF